A single Anopheles maculipalpis chromosome 3RL, idAnoMacuDA_375_x, whole genome shotgun sequence DNA region contains:
- the LOC126562973 gene encoding ras-related protein Rab-3, protein MAGGGDPKWQKDASDQNFDYMFKLLIIGNSSVGKTSFLFRYADDSFTSAFVSTVGIDFKVKTVFRHDKRVKLQIWDTAGQERYRTITTAYYRGAMGFILMYDITNEESFNSVQDWVTQIKTYSWDNAQVILVGNKCDMEDERVISFERGKQLADQLGVEFFETSAKENVHVTDVFERLVDIICDKMSESLDSDPTLVAGGPKGQRLTDQPGQGPPNANCNC, encoded by the exons ATGGCCGGAGGTGGTGATCCAAAATGGCAGAAAGATGCGTCTGATCAGAACTTTGACTACATGTTCAAGCTGCTCATCATCGGTAACTCCAGCGTCGGCAAGACCAGCTTCCTTTTCCGTTACGCAGATGACTCATTTACCTCGGCATTCGTATCGACGGTGGGCATtgattttaaagtaaaaactgTGTTCCGTCATGACAAGCGGGTGAAGCTACAGATTTGG GACACGGCTGGACAGGAAAGATATCGCACGATAACGACAGCCTACTATCGTGGCGCGATGGGCTTCATTCTGATGTACGACATCACTAATGAAGAAAGCTTCAACTCTGTACAGGATTG GGTGACACAAATTAAAACCTACTCGTGGGACAACGCACAAGTAATACTTGTCGGTAACAAGTGCGACATGGAGGACGAACGAGTGATCTCCTTCGAGCGTGGCAAGCAGCTAGCCGATCAGCTTGGCGTGGAATTTTTCGAAACATCCGCCAAGGAAAATGTGCACGTCACG GACGTTTTTGAGCGACTGGTAGACATCATCTGCGATAAGATGTCGGAGAGCTTAGATTCCGATCCAACACTGGTGGCCGGCGGTCCCAAAGGCCAGCGGTTGACTGATCAGCCCGGACAGGGGCCACCGAACGCGAACTGTAACTGCTAA
- the LOC126562760 gene encoding juvenile hormone acid O-methyltransferase, producing the protein MNKANLYQQANGVQRRDAMEILKEYAPLISRRRGGEDVALLDIGCGSGDVLVDFILPVLGRGTIPEGRVMGTDISEQMVRYARESYRHLKAVEFDTLDIGAKLDGANLSRWGQFSHVTSFYCLHWVQNQHTAFSNIYHLLKVGGDCLLVFLANNPIFDIYNQLSRSPKWSKYMYDVEKYISPYQYCENPASEIEDLLCTVGFQHYQIQVRDKLYVYEGLDNLKRAVMAVNPFSERMPSELQDKFLQEYIAVVREMYLTKNCTEENDANLQFISPYKLVIVYAKK; encoded by the exons atgaatAAGGCTAATCTGTACCAGCAAGCGAATGGCGTGCAGCGGCGAGATGCGATGGAGATTTTGAAAGAGTACGCACCACTCATCAGCCGTCGACGGGGTGGCGAAGACGTTGCACTATTGGACATTGGATGCGGCAGTGGAGACGTGCTGGTGGACTTCATTCTACCCGTGCTCGGTCGGGGAACCATTCCGGAGGGAAGAGTTATGGGGACGGATATCTCGGAGCAGATGGTGCGCTATGCCCGCGAGTCTTACCGTCATCTGAAGGCGGTCGAGTTCGACACACTCGACATAGGAGCAAAGCTGGATGGAGCGAATCTATCCCGGTGGGGTCAGTTCAGCCACGTCACTTCGTTCTATTGCTTGCACTGGGTACAGAATCAGCA CACTGCTTTCTCCAACATTTATCATCTGTTGAAGGTTGGTGGTGATTGTCTGCTCGTGTTTTTAGCCAACAATCCCATCTTCGACATATACAACCAACTATCTCGTTCGCCTAAATGGTCCAAGTATATGTATGACGTGGAGAAGTACATCTCGCCGTACCAGTATTGCGAAAATCCCGCTAGTGAGATCGAAGATCTGCTGTGCACGGTGGGCTTCCAGCACTACCAAATACAGGTTCGCGACAAGCTGTACGTCTACGAGGGATTGGACAACCTGAAaa GAGCCGTTATGGCTGTAAATCCATTCAGCGAACGGATGCCTTCTGAGCTGCAGGATAAGTTTCTGCAGGAATATATTGCAGTGGTACGAGAGATGTACTTGACTAAAAATTGCACCGAAGAAAACGATGCTAACCTGCAATTtatttctccatacaaactggtGATTGTGTATGCGAAGAAATAG